A DNA window from Aminipila luticellarii contains the following coding sequences:
- the speB gene encoding agmatinase, translating into MVKINQAITGICSFSKFPICMDLDHLGDADMAVLGVPYDLGVGFLSGARLGPRRIREASAQYAKGPAGFYDFEEDEQYLASPLNIVDCGDADILQGDVDYSFNSIEYAVRKIIENGTIPIIMGGDHSITIPVGRALESVGEKVSIIQFDAHLDWTDHVGPQKYGNGSPMRRLSEMSHIDKMAQIGLRGIGSGRKSDYMDAKNYGSQLISAREAHAIGVEGILKRIPKADNYFITFDIDGYDMSIAPGVASPYPGGLFYDQAMDIFKGICRMGKIVGIDLVEVAPQYDPSGITVRLAALTLINMMAQIGKLQLNK; encoded by the coding sequence ATGGTAAAAATTAATCAAGCAATTACAGGAATCTGTTCCTTTTCAAAATTTCCAATCTGTATGGATTTAGATCATCTAGGTGATGCCGATATGGCAGTTTTAGGCGTTCCATATGATTTAGGGGTCGGTTTTCTTAGCGGAGCCAGACTGGGTCCCCGCAGAATCCGAGAAGCCTCCGCACAGTATGCAAAAGGGCCTGCCGGATTCTACGATTTTGAGGAAGATGAACAATATCTTGCTTCCCCTTTAAACATCGTGGACTGCGGCGATGCCGATATTCTTCAAGGGGATGTAGATTATTCTTTTAACAGCATCGAATATGCCGTACGGAAAATCATTGAAAACGGAACGATTCCGATTATTATGGGCGGCGATCATTCCATCACCATTCCGGTAGGACGAGCATTGGAGAGTGTTGGAGAAAAGGTCAGCATTATTCAGTTTGACGCGCATCTGGATTGGACGGATCATGTGGGTCCGCAAAAATACGGCAATGGCAGTCCTATGCGCCGCCTGTCGGAAATGAGCCATATTGACAAAATGGCACAAATTGGCCTTCGAGGAATCGGCAGCGGCAGAAAATCCGATTATATGGATGCAAAGAATTATGGAAGTCAACTGATTTCCGCCAGGGAAGCCCATGCTATCGGTGTAGAAGGCATCTTAAAAAGAATTCCAAAAGCGGATAACTATTTTATCACCTTCGATATAGATGGCTATGATATGTCCATTGCACCGGGTGTTGCTTCTCCATATCCCGGCGGCTTGTTCTACGATCAGGCCATGGATATTTTTAAAGGAATCTGTAGAATGGGTAAAATCGTCGGCATAGACTTGGTCGAAGTGGCTCCTCAGTATGATCCTTCCGGAATCACGGTGAGGCTGGCCGCTTTAACGTTGATTAATATGATGGCTCAGATCGGCAAGCTTCAATTAAACAAATAA
- a CDS encoding YibE/F family protein, with protein MIKILAVIFILLLYLIGRGRGIITFKSLCLNVAVLCSLILFISWGWNPVLVTFPCCLIICYITLFYQNGRNAKTLASFSAVILVLILLFALSYYIGYVCHLGGINEILRNEDEIAMLSPDIDISMVQIAVSVIITGLIGAEMDASISVSSAVYEVYINNRELNLSELFKSGLHIGSDILGATMNTLYFACLGESLTLFILFKNYHYSFFEVINSKAFCQEFVIILFSCLACVLVVPLTAASISYILKNLNQFEKYLLDEELFSV; from the coding sequence ATGATAAAGATATTGGCAGTCATTTTTATTTTACTATTATATCTGATCGGCAGAGGTCGGGGAATTATTACCTTTAAGTCCCTTTGCCTCAATGTTGCCGTGCTCTGCAGTTTAATCCTTTTTATATCGTGGGGCTGGAATCCAGTTCTCGTCACATTTCCCTGCTGTTTGATCATTTGCTATATCACTTTATTTTACCAGAATGGGAGAAATGCTAAAACCTTGGCGTCCTTTAGTGCCGTTATCCTCGTTCTAATCCTTTTATTTGCTTTATCTTATTATATAGGATATGTATGCCATCTGGGAGGAATCAATGAAATCCTGAGAAATGAGGACGAAATAGCCATGCTTTCGCCCGACATTGACATCAGTATGGTGCAAATAGCGGTCTCGGTGATTATTACGGGATTGATCGGTGCCGAAATGGATGCATCTATTTCCGTATCCTCTGCAGTTTACGAAGTATATATAAATAACAGGGAACTGAATTTAAGTGAATTGTTTAAATCCGGCCTTCATATTGGCAGTGACATTCTGGGGGCAACAATGAACACCTTATATTTTGCATGTCTGGGCGAATCCTTGACCCTGTTCATTTTATTTAAAAATTATCATTATTCCTTTTTTGAGGTGATTAATTCAAAAGCCTTCTGTCAGGAATTCGTCATTATTCTCTTCAGCTGTTTGGCCTGTGTTCTGGTCGTTCCATTAACTGCTGCCAGTATTTCCTATATATTAAAAAATTTAAACCAGTTTGAAAAATACCTGCTGGATGAAGAGCTGTTTTCTGTTTAA
- a CDS encoding FAD:protein FMN transferase — translation MRINSLKNKIVIIVLIFVLLLLLMYGIMKHSAAEPVTETKFALDTICRITLYGTADKGIFEECFQKLEDIEKKMSVDLSESEVSEINRKAGIKPVRVSEETYNVICAGKKYSEKSSGKFDITVGPLVRLWGINKPNPKVPAETDIQSTVKRIGYGKIATNDKDKSVFLEEKGMALDLGGIAKGYAGDAIAEILKSEGVQHAIVDLGGNLVLMGSKPDGTDWKVGIQTPFQPTGNSFALLSVSDRAVVTSGIYQRYFKEDGQIYHHILDTQTGYPVQNGLVSVTVICKSSMEADALAKAFTLGLEKGMQFIEAQKDVDAIFVTDKNEVHITPGIRNAFKITDETYKLVN, via the coding sequence GTGCGAATAAATTCTTTAAAAAATAAAATAGTGATAATAGTATTGATATTTGTTTTGCTCCTGCTTTTAATGTATGGCATCATGAAGCATTCTGCGGCAGAGCCGGTAACAGAGACAAAATTTGCGTTGGATACTATTTGCCGTATTACCCTTTATGGAACAGCGGATAAAGGAATATTCGAGGAATGTTTTCAAAAGCTTGAGGATATTGAGAAAAAGATGAGTGTGGATTTGTCGGAAAGTGAAGTTTCTGAAATTAATCGGAAGGCCGGAATCAAGCCGGTCAGGGTTTCAGAGGAAACGTACAACGTGATTTGTGCAGGCAAGAAATACAGTGAAAAGAGCTCCGGAAAATTTGATATTACTGTGGGGCCTTTGGTCAGGCTTTGGGGAATCAATAAACCCAATCCAAAAGTTCCGGCAGAAACAGACATTCAGTCCACAGTAAAGCGGATAGGCTATGGAAAGATTGCTACGAACGACAAGGATAAAAGTGTTTTTTTAGAAGAGAAGGGAATGGCTCTTGATTTAGGCGGTATAGCAAAAGGCTACGCCGGCGATGCAATTGCTGAGATCTTAAAAAGCGAGGGCGTTCAGCATGCAATTGTGGATTTGGGAGGAAATCTGGTCCTGATGGGATCGAAGCCGGATGGAACCGATTGGAAGGTTGGAATCCAGACGCCATTTCAGCCGACAGGCAATTCTTTCGCCCTGTTAAGTGTTTCAGACAGAGCGGTTGTTACGTCGGGAATTTATCAGAGGTATTTTAAAGAAGACGGACAGATCTATCATCATATTCTGGATACGCAGACCGGTTATCCGGTTCAGAATGGACTTGTGAGCGTCACTGTTATCTGCAAAAGCTCCATGGAGGCAGATGCACTGGCAAAAGCGTTTACCCTTGGTCTCGAAAAGGGGATGCAATTCATAGAAGCACAAAAAGATGTAGATGCCATATTTGTGACAGACAAAAATGAAGTGCATATAACGCCGGGGATTCGGAATGCGTTTAAGATTACGGATGAGACGTATAAACTGGTGAACTGA
- a CDS encoding YoaK family protein, which yields MLWNKEEQMSESFLVGALLAVVGGYLDAYTYVCRGQVFANAQTGNMVLLAIQLAQGDLLRALHYLIPILTYFIGITLTEFIRNKYRLNYALHWRQIGIAIELTVLIGVGFLPQGRYNTIAIVLVSFVCALQAQSFKKFKGKAFASTMCTGNLRSASEHFYLSRSLKSREELMISLQYILIICFFIAGAIIGCYLTNIFEMKSVVFSCIGLAVAFLLMIKKPEE from the coding sequence ATGTTATGGAATAAAGAAGAACAAATGTCGGAATCCTTTTTAGTCGGAGCGTTGCTGGCCGTTGTGGGCGGATATCTGGATGCTTATACTTATGTTTGCAGAGGACAGGTGTTCGCAAATGCACAGACAGGAAATATGGTCCTATTAGCCATTCAGCTGGCACAGGGAGACCTGCTGCGGGCACTTCATTATTTAATACCGATTCTAACTTATTTTATAGGAATTACTTTAACCGAATTCATTCGGAATAAATATCGGCTGAACTATGCCTTGCACTGGAGGCAGATCGGTATCGCCATAGAGCTGACAGTCTTAATAGGCGTAGGCTTTTTACCCCAGGGCAGATATAACACCATAGCCATTGTTTTAGTATCCTTTGTCTGCGCACTTCAGGCACAAAGCTTTAAGAAGTTTAAAGGAAAGGCTTTTGCCTCAACCATGTGCACGGGAAATTTGAGGAGTGCAAGTGAGCATTTTTATCTATCTAGAAGCCTGAAAAGTAGAGAAGAACTTATGATTTCTTTGCAGTATATTTTGATTATATGCTTTTTTATTGCAGGAGCGATCATAGGCTGTTATCTGACAAATATTTTTGAAATGAAATCAGTGGTCTTTTCCTGTATTGGATTAGCGGTCGCCTTTTTACTGATGATTAAAAAGCCAGAAGAATAA
- a CDS encoding ECF transporter S component, with translation MSTHTQSVSDSRNATKTLVINALFIALTLAATMFINIRLPIPGNGGLIHLGNVPLFIAAIVYGKKTGALAGAFGMGMFDLISGWTAWAPFTFVIVGLMGFTVGLITEKLHFKPAVVNTIAIAAALIIKLVGYYFAEVFLYGNWIQPFGSVPGNIMQIVVAAVIVLPIVERLKKIAK, from the coding sequence ATGAGCACACATACACAATCCGTTTCCGATTCCAGAAATGCGACAAAAACATTAGTAATCAATGCTTTATTTATAGCGCTTACCTTAGCCGCAACCATGTTCATTAATATCCGGCTGCCGATTCCGGGTAATGGTGGATTGATTCATCTGGGGAATGTTCCTCTCTTCATTGCGGCCATCGTGTACGGAAAGAAAACCGGAGCTTTGGCAGGTGCGTTCGGAATGGGGATGTTTGATCTGATTTCAGGCTGGACGGCATGGGCACCCTTTACCTTTGTTATCGTCGGACTGATGGGCTTTACCGTCGGACTTATAACAGAAAAATTACATTTTAAACCGGCTGTGGTCAATACGATTGCTATAGCCGCCGCACTTATTATAAAGCTTGTGGGCTATTATTTCGCGGAAGTGTTCTTATATGGAAACTGGATTCAGCCTTTCGGCTCCGTTCCCGGCAACATTATGCAGATTGTAGTAGCCGCTGTTATCGTTCTTCCAATTGTAGAACGTTTAAAGAAAATTGCGAAATAG
- a CDS encoding radical SAM protein gives MSTVKEKVEAFGIKRILEYLDSNPEENLPKVFNWLKKLDSDNFYAGAFKRGERAINDPNDVWHKFLINLFTDIDKGVRRTIFENFLVHSVLVGGKIRRKLEDQYDCNIPWTLLMDPTSACNLHCKGCWATEYGNNLSLSYEQLDDIIRQGKELGMYMYIYTGGEPLVRKEDIIRLCEKHNDCVFLSFTNATLIDEAFANEMLRVKNFVPAISVEGFEEETDMRRGKGTYQKVVEAMALLKEKKLPFGFSTCYHRQNAEIIGSEKYFDDMIEKGCKFGWLFTYVPVGATALPELLATAEQREFLYHQIREFRKTKPIFTMDFWNDGEYVGGCIAGGRRYLHINANGDVDPCAFIHYSNSNIKDTSLLEALQSPLFMEYRHHQPFNENLLRVCPLMDNPGALSEMVHNSGAKSTDLETPEDVDALTDKCKACAEEWHPVADKLWNK, from the coding sequence GTGAGTACAGTAAAAGAAAAGGTTGAAGCTTTTGGTATTAAAAGAATTTTGGAATACTTAGACTCTAATCCTGAAGAAAATCTGCCTAAGGTTTTTAACTGGTTAAAAAAGCTTGATTCTGACAACTTTTATGCCGGAGCTTTTAAGCGAGGAGAGCGCGCGATAAATGATCCTAATGATGTATGGCATAAATTTTTAATTAACTTATTTACGGATATTGATAAAGGCGTTCGCCGAACGATCTTTGAAAATTTCCTGGTTCATTCTGTTCTGGTTGGCGGCAAAATTCGGAGAAAGCTTGAAGATCAATACGACTGTAATATTCCGTGGACTTTGCTGATGGACCCGACCTCTGCATGTAATCTGCACTGCAAAGGGTGTTGGGCTACCGAATACGGGAATAATTTATCTTTATCTTATGAGCAGCTGGATGACATTATACGTCAGGGAAAAGAGCTGGGCATGTATATGTATATCTATACGGGAGGAGAGCCTCTTGTCCGCAAGGAAGATATTATTCGTTTGTGTGAAAAGCACAACGATTGTGTTTTTCTGTCTTTTACCAATGCGACTCTTATAGATGAAGCTTTCGCAAACGAAATGCTGCGGGTAAAAAACTTCGTTCCGGCAATCAGCGTTGAAGGCTTCGAAGAGGAAACCGATATGCGCCGAGGAAAAGGAACCTATCAAAAAGTGGTAGAGGCTATGGCGCTGTTAAAAGAAAAAAAGCTGCCTTTCGGCTTTTCTACCTGCTACCACAGACAAAATGCAGAAATCATCGGCAGTGAGAAATATTTTGACGATATGATAGAAAAGGGCTGCAAATTCGGATGGCTGTTCACTTATGTACCGGTTGGTGCAACTGCCTTACCAGAGCTGCTGGCTACAGCAGAGCAAAGAGAATTCCTATATCATCAGATACGAGAATTTCGCAAAACAAAACCGATCTTCACAATGGATTTCTGGAATGACGGCGAATATGTAGGCGGATGTATTGCCGGCGGAAGACGTTATCTGCACATCAACGCCAACGGAGATGTTGATCCGTGTGCGTTCATCCATTATTCCAATTCAAATATTAAAGATACATCCTTGCTGGAAGCATTGCAATCTCCACTTTTCATGGAATATCGACACCATCAGCCTTTTAATGAAAATCTTCTTCGCGTTTGTCCTTTAATGGATAATCCCGGAGCACTTTCTGAGATGGTGCACAATTCCGGTGCTAAATCAACTGATTTGGAAACCCCTGAAGATGTGGATGCTCTAACCGACAAATGCAAGGCTTGTGCGGAAGAATGGCATCCTGTTGCAGACAAACTATGGAACAAATAA
- a CDS encoding pyridoxal-phosphate-dependent aminotransferase family protein, which translates to MYKTMTPGPTNVRENVRMARSLETTNPDIDPAFYEFYKETCELLARLLHTKNNAYILGGEGILGLETACASLTEPRDRVLILDNGVFGRGFADFVTMYGGETVSFVSDYHRPISVSELEDFLKKDSDFKYATVVHCDTPSGVLNPINEICNLLASYGILTVVDSVAGMFGEYVNIDESKIDILCGGSQKALSAPPGLTMLWVSDRAMEMIENRKTPIASFYANILNFKDYYKKQEFPYTMPISDIYGLRAAAENVAADKNILERHARIAAATRKALTAGGLSFFLEDGFANTVTAVSVPEGLTDRQILDTMKNRYHVMITGSFDTMAGKVLRIGHMGENANEADLCITLRAMTQALKDLGFPVACSMDEAFQKALAEDENR; encoded by the coding sequence ATGTATAAGACAATGACACCTGGGCCTACTAATGTGAGAGAAAACGTGCGTATGGCAAGAAGCTTGGAAACCACCAACCCGGATATAGATCCTGCATTTTATGAATTTTACAAGGAAACCTGTGAGCTTTTGGCCAGGCTTCTGCATACAAAAAATAACGCTTATATTTTGGGTGGGGAAGGAATATTAGGATTAGAGACCGCCTGCGCTTCCTTGACCGAACCGAGGGATCGGGTCCTGATTCTGGATAACGGAGTTTTTGGAAGGGGATTTGCTGATTTTGTAACCATGTACGGCGGAGAAACGGTTTCCTTTGTTTCCGATTATCACAGACCGATTTCGGTATCCGAGCTGGAAGACTTTCTGAAAAAGGATTCCGATTTTAAATATGCTACGGTTGTTCACTGCGACACGCCCAGCGGTGTACTGAATCCCATAAATGAAATTTGTAACCTGCTTGCATCCTACGGAATTTTGACCGTTGTGGATTCCGTGGCCGGTATGTTCGGTGAGTATGTTAATATTGATGAAAGTAAAATTGATATTTTATGCGGCGGTTCACAAAAAGCACTGTCGGCTCCTCCGGGATTGACCATGTTATGGGTGAGTGACAGAGCCATGGAGATGATAGAAAATAGAAAGACTCCTATCGCGTCGTTTTATGCCAACATATTAAATTTTAAAGATTATTACAAGAAACAAGAATTCCCGTATACCATGCCCATCAGTGATATTTACGGACTTCGGGCGGCAGCAGAAAATGTAGCGGCGGATAAGAACATTTTAGAAAGACATGCAAGAATTGCCGCAGCTACCAGAAAAGCACTGACAGCAGGCGGTTTATCCTTCTTTTTGGAGGACGGATTTGCCAACACAGTGACGGCGGTGTCTGTGCCGGAGGGACTGACGGATCGGCAGATCCTAGACACCATGAAGAATCGGTATCATGTGATGATTACCGGCAGCTTCGATACCATGGCTGGAAAAGTCCTGCGAATCGGCCATATGGGGGAGAATGCTAACGAAGCAGATCTCTGCATCACTCTGCGAGCCATGACCCAGGCCTTGAAGGATCTGGGATTCCCGGTGGCATGCAGTATGGATGAAGCTTTTCAAAAAGCTTTGGCAGAAGATGAAAACAGATAG
- a CDS encoding YibE/F family protein produces MLKKFAAIITALLGSKGIYKKYLILNIIIIAILTVGVCFVFNDYSWYDTTIVQIQNVAASPVTESNRTKSNEKYFQQSMVGIIMNGEYQGKRIYLQNKSSSSGVLDDKYKSQNEVFVKLHLDHSSKKLTGSIIGFKRDKYMAVLLALFILLLINVTKMKGFFTLLSLCINIGGFIYAVHLNYAGHNVLILSEFLVLFFTFISLLLIGGFKKKTFVAILSTLISLCFTMLIFKLAMICTQDINYTYMEYITGQNYMADLFMSQVLIGGLGAIMDVAITETSAINELVVVNKEISIRELIQSGREVGFDIMGTMINILLFTYVCGIIPIVVLKMKNSIKLGTIIRMQMPMELYGFMIGGIGILLTIPISVFVSIVLFKKLRRSL; encoded by the coding sequence ATGTTAAAAAAATTCGCAGCAATCATTACTGCATTATTGGGATCAAAAGGAATATATAAAAAGTATTTAATATTAAACATAATTATCATTGCTATTTTGACAGTCGGCGTTTGTTTTGTATTTAACGATTATTCATGGTATGACACAACCATCGTCCAGATTCAAAATGTTGCGGCTTCACCAGTCACCGAATCTAATCGAACTAAAAGTAACGAAAAATATTTTCAGCAGTCTATGGTCGGTATCATTATGAATGGAGAATATCAGGGGAAGAGGATCTATTTACAAAATAAATCCTCTTCATCAGGGGTTCTGGATGACAAATATAAATCTCAAAATGAAGTTTTTGTTAAGCTGCATTTGGACCATAGCAGTAAAAAGCTTACAGGTTCCATTATTGGTTTTAAAAGAGATAAATATATGGCTGTCTTGTTAGCTTTATTTATTCTATTATTGATCAATGTGACCAAAATGAAAGGATTTTTTACCCTTTTATCCTTATGTATCAATATCGGCGGATTCATATATGCTGTGCATTTGAATTATGCGGGACATAACGTACTGATTCTCAGTGAATTTCTCGTGCTTTTTTTTACTTTTATCTCTTTGCTCCTGATCGGCGGGTTCAAAAAGAAAACTTTTGTTGCAATATTGTCTACTTTAATCTCTTTATGTTTTACCATGCTGATTTTTAAGCTCGCCATGATATGTACACAAGACATTAATTATACTTATATGGAATACATTACCGGCCAAAACTATATGGCGGATTTGTTTATGTCTCAAGTTCTAATCGGCGGATTAGGCGCTATCATGGATGTGGCTATTACAGAAACTTCCGCAATCAACGAATTAGTCGTTGTAAACAAAGAAATTTCCATAAGGGAATTAATACAGTCGGGACGTGAAGTGGGATTTGACATCATGGGAACCATGATCAACATTCTGCTGTTTACCTACGTATGCGGAATCATTCCCATCGTCGTCTTAAAAATGAAAAACTCCATTAAATTAGGTACCATTATACGAATGCAAATGCCCATGGAGCTCTACGGATTTATGATTGGAGGTATCGGAATACTCCTGACCATCCCAATTTCTGTATTTGTTTCTATTGTCCTGTTTAAAAAGTTGAGGAGGTCGCTATGA
- a CDS encoding Lrp/AsnC family transcriptional regulator, producing MDNTDINIINILQKNGRSTIKEIGEKVGLTSPAVSERIRRLEGAGIITGYAAELDLSKMGKGISAYVHVDVYPKKYDLFCQFCEETDAIIEHHHIIGVHNSLLRVAVENSEQLESLLGHIKDYGISQTSVLLKSYFKHKNIKG from the coding sequence GTGGATAATACAGACATAAATATTATAAATATTTTGCAGAAAAATGGCAGGAGCACCATCAAGGAAATTGGGGAAAAGGTAGGGCTTACTTCTCCCGCTGTTTCAGAAAGAATCCGAAGACTGGAGGGTGCGGGAATCATTACAGGATATGCTGCCGAACTGGATCTGTCCAAAATGGGCAAGGGAATTTCCGCTTATGTGCATGTGGATGTATATCCTAAAAAGTATGATTTATTCTGCCAATTTTGTGAGGAGACAGATGCCATTATTGAGCACCATCATATCATAGGAGTGCATAATTCCCTTTTGCGTGTGGCGGTGGAAAACTCCGAGCAGCTGGAAAGTCTGCTTGGGCATATAAAAGATTATGGAATATCGCAGACCTCCGTGCTGTTGAAAAGTTACTTTAAACATAAAAATATCAAAGGGTAA